A section of the Callithrix jacchus isolate 240 chromosome 14, calJac240_pri, whole genome shotgun sequence genome encodes:
- the LOC118147375 gene encoding uncharacterized protein LOC118147375, translated as MRLALRDGHIPLQGLAEAAALPPAPRTQASVRATPPAPGQTPPAARAVGAPQTRARSALSSAPRCLPRRARVRMGYGQSHRVRRWAALWAPSSPRKPDRPRGPVEEPRLDVKRMPQCPASGLGGDMASLLPLSPYLSPTVLLLVSCDLGSCQ; from the exons ATGCGGCTGGCTCTCCGGGACGGTCACATCCCGCTGCAGGGACTGGCGGAGGCCGCCGCACTGCCTCCGGCACCGCGGACCCAGGCCAGCGTCCGGGCAACGCCCCCTGCTCCGGGACAGACTCCCCCCGCCGCCCGAGCTGTGGGGGCTCCGCAGACCCGCGCCCGCTCCGCCCTCAGCTCGGCTCCGCGCTGCCTGCCTCGGAGGGCCCGCGTCAGGATGGGGTACGGACAGAGCCACCGAGTCAGGCGATGGGCCGCCCTCTGGGCACCGAGCAGCCCCCGGAAGCCTGATCGACCGCGAGGACCGGTGGAG GAGCCCCGCCTGGATGTCAAGCGGATGCCCCAGTGCCCCGCCAGCGGACTCGGTGGGGACATGGCTTCGCTGTTGCCCCTTTCCCCATATCTAAGCCCCACGGTCCTCCTGCTGGTCAGCTGTGACCTGGGTTCGTGCCAGTAG